The Streptomyces achromogenes DNA segment CGCAACCCGCACCGCACCCGCACCTGACGCGGCAGACCCCTGTCCCGCGTCCTCACCGCACCTCACCCCGTCCTGCCCCGTCCTGTCCCTGGAAGGCTCCGCCATGCCCACACGCATACCCGAGGTCGTCCGAAAAGCGGCTTTCGCCCTGACCGCTTCGACCGCCCTGCTGCTGAGCACGACCGCCTGTACCGGCCAGTCCGCCACCGACGCGAGCGACGACGCGTCGAAGGAGACGACCCTGACCTTCTGGCACGCCTGGAGCGCGCCGAGCGAGGTGAAGGCCGTGCAGGCGCTGGTCGCCGGGTTCGAGAAGACGCACCCGAACATCCACGTGAAGGTCGTCGGCAACATGACCGACGACAAGATCGACCAGGCGCTGCGGGCCGGCGGCAGCACAGCGCCCGACGTGATCTCGTCCTTCACCACCAACAACGTCGGCACGTTCTGCTCGTCGGGCGCCCTGGTCGACCTCAACCCCTTCTTCGAGAAGGCGAACATCGACCCGCAGACGACGTTCCCGAAGGCGATGAACCAGTACACCCAGTTCGAGGGCGACCGTTGCGCCGTCCCGCTGCTGGGCGACGCCTACGGCCTCTACTACAACCGGACGGCGTTCGAGAAGGCCGGCATCACCGCTCCCCCGAAGACCTGGTCCGAGTTCGAGGCCGACGCCAAGAAGCTGACGATCACCCAGGGCGCCACGTACAAGCAGCTCGGCTTCATGCCGGACTACCACGGCTGGGAGACGACCACCGAGCACTACATGGGCCAGTTCGGCCCGACCTACTTCGACGCGTCCGGCAAGTCGACCATCGCCACCGACCCGGCCGTAGCGGCGGCCTTCACCACCCAGAAGAAGCTGGTCGACGAGCTCGGCGGGTTCAGGAAGCTGGAGACCTTCCGCGCCGGACTCGGCGACGAGTGGGGCCCCAAGCACCCCTTCCACACCGGCCAGGTGGCCATGCAGCTGGACGGCGAGTGGCGCCTGGGCATGGCGCTGGAGGCCGAGCCGGCCTTCGAGATCGGCGTCGCCCCGCTGCCCGTCCCGGACGACCAGGCGGACCGGTACGGCAGGGGCTACATCACCGGAACCATCGCCAGCATCGCCGCCACCAGCAGGAAGCAGAACGCGGCCTGGGAGCTGGTGAAGTACATGACCACCGACACCGACGCGGTCGTCGCCTTCTCCAACGCCATCCACAACGTGCCCTCCACCCTGGCCGCCCTGAAGTCCCCCGACCTGAAGTACGACCCGCGGTTCAAGACGTTCCTGGACATCGCCGCGAACCCGAACTCCACCACCGCCCCGGCCTCGGTCAACGGCGGCGTCTACCTGACGACCGTCCAGCAACTCGGCTACGACTACGAGAGCGGCAAGGTCACCGACCTGGCGGCCGGGCTGAAGAAGGCCGCCGCACAGATCGACACGGACATCGCGCAGGCGAAGTAGCGATGGCGACGACCCACACGCTGAGGGCGAAGCACCGGCGCTCGGCCCTGCGCACCCTCGCCTTCCTCTCGCCCTGGCTGATCGGCTTCGCGGTCTTCTTCGCGTACCCGATGATCTCGACCGTCTACTTCTCGTTCATGCACTACGACGGCTTCCGGCCGCCGACCTGGAGCGGCACGAAGAACTGGACGTACGTCTTCGCGCACTACCCCTTCTTCTGGCCGGCGCTGCGCAACACCCTGTGGCTGGTCGTGATCATGGTGACCCTGCGCGTGCTGTTCGGACTCGGGATCGGCATGCTGATCACGAAGATCAAGACCGCTACCGGCGTCTTCCGCACGCTGTTCTACCTGCCCTACCTCGCCCCGCCGGTGGCGGCGACCATGGCCTTCGCGTTCCTGCTCAACCCCGGCACCGGACCCGTCAACTCACTGCTGGAGAGCGTCGGCATCCCGGCTCCGGGCTGGTTCAACGACCCGGACTGGTCCAAGCCCGCCCTCACCCTGATGTTCCTGTGGGGGGTCGGCGACCTGATGGTCATCTTCATGGCCGCGCTGCTCGACGTGCCGAAGGAGCAGTACGAAGCGGCCGAACTGGACGGCGCCTCGGCGTGGCAGCGGTTCCGGTTCGTCACCCTCCCCAACATCTCGCCGATCATCATGTTCGCGGTCGTCACCGGCGTGATCGCGGCGATGCAGTGCTACACCCAGCCCCTGGTCGCCGGAAAGGTCGCCTCGGGCGTGATCCAGGGCGCGGGCACCATGTTCGAGCCCGGCTACCCGGAGCACTCCACCCTCACTCTCCCCCAGCTCGTCTACAACCTCGGCTTCCAGCGCTTCGACTACGGCTCGGCGTGCGTCGTGGCCCTGGTCCTGTTCGCCCTGTCGATGGCGTTCACCGCGCTGCTGATGCGGCGCCGGGGCGGGCTCATCCAGGCAGGTGACTGACCCCATGACGCAAGTACTCGACCGTCCGGCGGAGTTGACGGCACGCGCCACGCCCGCCGAGCGCGCCGCCCGCCGCAGGGCGCTGCTGGAATGGATCG contains these protein-coding regions:
- a CDS encoding ABC transporter substrate-binding protein; the protein is MPTRIPEVVRKAAFALTASTALLLSTTACTGQSATDASDDASKETTLTFWHAWSAPSEVKAVQALVAGFEKTHPNIHVKVVGNMTDDKIDQALRAGGSTAPDVISSFTTNNVGTFCSSGALVDLNPFFEKANIDPQTTFPKAMNQYTQFEGDRCAVPLLGDAYGLYYNRTAFEKAGITAPPKTWSEFEADAKKLTITQGATYKQLGFMPDYHGWETTTEHYMGQFGPTYFDASGKSTIATDPAVAAAFTTQKKLVDELGGFRKLETFRAGLGDEWGPKHPFHTGQVAMQLDGEWRLGMALEAEPAFEIGVAPLPVPDDQADRYGRGYITGTIASIAATSRKQNAAWELVKYMTTDTDAVVAFSNAIHNVPSTLAALKSPDLKYDPRFKTFLDIAANPNSTTAPASVNGGVYLTTVQQLGYDYESGKVTDLAAGLKKAAAQIDTDIAQAK
- a CDS encoding carbohydrate ABC transporter permease, with product MATTHTLRAKHRRSALRTLAFLSPWLIGFAVFFAYPMISTVYFSFMHYDGFRPPTWSGTKNWTYVFAHYPFFWPALRNTLWLVVIMVTLRVLFGLGIGMLITKIKTATGVFRTLFYLPYLAPPVAATMAFAFLLNPGTGPVNSLLESVGIPAPGWFNDPDWSKPALTLMFLWGVGDLMVIFMAALLDVPKEQYEAAELDGASAWQRFRFVTLPNISPIIMFAVVTGVIAAMQCYTQPLVAGKVASGVIQGAGTMFEPGYPEHSTLTLPQLVYNLGFQRFDYGSACVVALVLFALSMAFTALLMRRRGGLIQAGD